The nucleotide window ATAACTACAGTCAGGTACAAATTGATTTCCGGCCATTCTGGGAGAAACCACCACTGTTTATATGGATGCAGACCGGTAGTATGTTACTCTTTGGGGTTAACGATTTTGCTGCCCGTTTGCCGAATGCCATCATTGGCATTGCCACACTGGTCAGCTTATTTGCCATCGGCAAAAAACTGGTAGACGAAAAAATGGGTATGTGGTGGGCACTGGTGTATGCCGGCTCCTGGCTTCCTCATTTCTATTTCAAATCGGGTATTATCGACCCCACTTTCAACTTCTTCATTTTCCTCGCGATCTATTTCGCCTATCGTATCGCCCATAGCGCTAAGTCATACCGAATGGCCATACTCAGTGGTTTTTTCCTGGGACTGGCCGTACTCACCAAAGGTCCGGTAGCCATACTGGTATCTATGCTGACCCTGCTGGTATATTTCCTTTGGAATAAGTTCAGGATCGGTATCAAACTGGCGCATCTCGGACTGATCGCTCTGTTTGCTTCCATCACCACACTGCTGTGGTTTGGTTATGAAATACTGGCCCATGGCTGGTGGTTTGTCAACGAGTTTGTGGCTTACCAGATCCGCCTGCTCACCACTGAAGATGCGGGTCATGGCGGCCCTTTCCTCTATCACTGGATTGTGTTGATCATTGGCTGTTTCCCTGCCAGTATCTTCCTCTTTACCTATATCCGTGATAGGAAAAAATCGATTTATAACCAACCTGCCGCTACCGAACAAAAAGACTTTAAGGTGTGGATGTGGGTACTTTTCTGGGTAGTGCTGATCCTGTTTTCCATCGTAAAAACCAAGATTGTCCACTATTCTTCCCTTTGTTATTTTCCATTGTCTTTCCTGGCGGCCAACCAGGTGTACAAACTGGCGGAAGGCAGGGTACGGATGCGTGGCTGGAATATTGCCCTGCTGCTGTTTATCGGTATTGTGCTGGGCATTGCTATTGCACTGCTGCCGCTGGTAGGTGTATATAAAGACATGCTCATCCCCTACATCGGCGATAAGTTTGCGGTGGCTAACCTGCAGGCACAGGTGTCCTGGTCCGCGGCTGAAGCCAGCTACGGTCTTGCCTATGTGCTGCTGGTGATCATCAGCGCCATCCTGCTGATCAAACGAAAAATCAGCAAAGGCCTCATATGTCTTTTTGTGAGTACCATTCTGGTGATACAGGTTACAGTCGTACATTTTGTACCTAAAATAGAACGTTACTCACAGGGCGCTGCCATAGATTTCTTTATCTCCATGCAAGGCAAAGATGTGTACGTAAAAGCATTGGGATATCACAGTTATGCCCAGCATTATTACACCCGGGAACAACCCCATGCCAATAAAAACTATTATAATACCGACTGGTTACTCAATGGACAGATAGACAAGCCTGCGTATTTCATCTGCCGTATCACAGATAGTGAGGAGTACATACATCACCCCAATCTCGAAGTGATCGGGGAAAAGAACGGGTTTGTGTTTATGAAACGAAAATCTTAACGATGATGTATTTTGATAAATACTGATGCTCCTGATGGAGTGAAGATTACATTATTTTAACTTTAATAAAAGCGAAGAAGCCATTGATCAGTATCAATGGCTTCTTCGCTTTTATTTTCGCTCCATCAGGAGCATCAGTATTTATCAAAACTCATCACAGTTATAGTTTTTTATTCACTTCATCCCAGTTTACCACGTTCCAGAACGCGTTGATATAATCAGGGCGTCTGTTCTGGTATTTAAGGTAGTAGGCATGTTCCCAGACATCGAGTGCGAGGATGGGCGTACCTTTTTCCTTAACAATATTGTGCATGAGTGGGTTATCCTGGTTGGGGGTGTTGATGATGGAGAGTTTTTTGTCCGGGCTAACGATGAGCCATGCCCATCCGGAGCCGAATTGGGTTTTGGCGGCGTCGTTGAATTTTTCCTGGAATTTTTCCCAGGAGCCGAAGTTGCTGTTGATGGCAGCTTTCAGTTTATCGGAGGGAGTAGTTTTTTTAGGTGACAGTAATGTCCAGAACAGGGAGTGGTTGTAGTGACCACCACCATTGTTGCGGATTGCTTTGTCTTTGTCTGTTACCTTATGGAGAATTTCTTCCAGGGTAAGGGAAGCGAAGGGTGTTCCATTCACCGCATCATTCAGATTTTTAACGTAGGCGCCATGATGTTTGTCATGGTGCAGTTCCATAGTCATTTTGTCGATGTATGGTTCCAGAGCATCGTAAGCGTAAGTCAGCGGAGGCACAACGAAGGGTGCCTTAGGGTCGTTGAGGCTGGTTTTCGCGGTAGTAACGGGAACGGCCAGACTACTGAGGGGGCCGCTGAGGGCAGCTACACCAGCAAGACTGGTCAGCTTTATGAATTCTCTTTTGTTCATATGGCAAGAATTGAAGTTTGTTTATATAAGGATGAGTACAAATCTACTTTTTAAGGGAATAACCAGCAGCAAAATTTACACCAATGCAATGGCA belongs to Chitinophaga sp. HK235 and includes:
- a CDS encoding glycosyltransferase family 39 protein, with the translated sequence MKYLLIALVAGLLFIPFLGAVHLFDWDEINFAEAAREMIVSHNYSQVQIDFRPFWEKPPLFIWMQTGSMLLFGVNDFAARLPNAIIGIATLVSLFAIGKKLVDEKMGMWWALVYAGSWLPHFYFKSGIIDPTFNFFIFLAIYFAYRIAHSAKSYRMAILSGFFLGLAVLTKGPVAILVSMLTLLVYFLWNKFRIGIKLAHLGLIALFASITTLLWFGYEILAHGWWFVNEFVAYQIRLLTTEDAGHGGPFLYHWIVLIIGCFPASIFLFTYIRDRKKSIYNQPAATEQKDFKVWMWVLFWVVLILFSIVKTKIVHYSSLCYFPLSFLAANQVYKLAEGRVRMRGWNIALLLFIGIVLGIAIALLPLVGVYKDMLIPYIGDKFAVANLQAQVSWSAAEASYGLAYVLLVIISAILLIKRKISKGLICLFVSTILVIQVTVVHFVPKIERYSQGAAIDFFISMQGKDVYVKALGYHSYAQHYYTREQPHANKNYYNTDWLLNGQIDKPAYFICRITDSEEYIHHPNLEVIGEKNGFVFMKRKS
- a CDS encoding superoxide dismutase — translated: MNKREFIKLTSLAGVAALSGPLSSLAVPVTTAKTSLNDPKAPFVVPPLTYAYDALEPYIDKMTMELHHDKHHGAYVKNLNDAVNGTPFASLTLEEILHKVTDKDKAIRNNGGGHYNHSLFWTLLSPKKTTPSDKLKAAINSNFGSWEKFQEKFNDAAKTQFGSGWAWLIVSPDKKLSIINTPNQDNPLMHNIVKEKGTPILALDVWEHAYYLKYQNRRPDYINAFWNVVNWDEVNKKL